From Chelatococcus sp. YT9, a single genomic window includes:
- a CDS encoding ABC transporter substrate-binding protein, which translates to MINRRTLLAGVAGAGALVAAPSILRAQGTGPIRIGALNPITGSGSPYGSGMQKMILAVAEAVNAAGGAAGRPIEVFAEDSQTNPQAGVLAAKKLIEANKVQAILGTFSSGVSLAVLPLCNDAGIPLFHCSGAPALSVPPANAKGLGFRFQATNGRFGQAFAAICEKEGFKRPATMAFNNASGIGNTEGFRQAWEAKGGKVVESVVYEPNQASYRSELMKVLAAQPDVIVTGSYLADTTIILREWFQSGQPVRWIIPGWAANPELIQALGPDVTEGVISVDSVSNEGSQAFAQYDAAYQKAMKQPGTANVYAAMTWDMLNVLALAIEAAGSSDMSAVVPKLREVGNPPGTVVSSFAEGKAALKNGKINYDGASSVLDFDQYGDVTPDFGAYFITAGKLERRYVVKI; encoded by the coding sequence ATGATCAATCGTCGTACACTATTGGCTGGCGTTGCCGGCGCGGGGGCCTTAGTCGCGGCCCCTTCCATCCTGCGCGCGCAAGGGACGGGTCCGATCCGCATCGGCGCCCTTAATCCGATCACCGGATCCGGCAGCCCTTATGGCTCGGGCATGCAGAAAATGATCCTGGCTGTTGCAGAGGCCGTGAATGCGGCCGGTGGCGCCGCGGGCCGTCCCATCGAGGTGTTCGCGGAAGACAGCCAGACGAATCCGCAGGCCGGCGTGCTGGCCGCCAAGAAGCTCATCGAGGCCAACAAGGTGCAGGCCATTCTCGGCACCTTCTCCTCGGGCGTGTCGCTGGCGGTGCTACCGCTCTGCAACGATGCAGGCATCCCGCTTTTCCACTGCTCGGGCGCGCCGGCTTTGTCGGTTCCGCCCGCCAATGCCAAGGGCCTCGGCTTCCGGTTCCAGGCGACGAACGGCCGCTTCGGCCAGGCTTTCGCCGCCATCTGCGAGAAGGAAGGCTTCAAGCGGCCGGCCACGATGGCCTTCAACAACGCATCGGGCATCGGCAACACTGAGGGCTTCCGCCAAGCGTGGGAAGCCAAGGGTGGCAAGGTCGTCGAGAGCGTCGTCTACGAGCCGAACCAGGCATCCTATCGTTCGGAGTTGATGAAGGTTCTCGCGGCCCAACCGGACGTCATCGTCACCGGGTCCTACCTCGCCGATACCACCATCATCCTGCGCGAGTGGTTCCAGAGCGGCCAGCCCGTTCGCTGGATCATTCCGGGCTGGGCGGCCAATCCGGAGCTCATCCAGGCTCTCGGACCTGACGTGACGGAAGGTGTGATCTCCGTCGACTCCGTCTCGAACGAGGGATCCCAGGCATTTGCCCAGTATGATGCAGCCTACCAGAAGGCGATGAAGCAGCCGGGGACGGCGAACGTCTACGCCGCCATGACCTGGGACATGCTCAATGTGCTGGCGCTCGCCATCGAGGCCGCCGGATCGTCCGACATGTCCGCGGTCGTGCCCAAGTTGCGCGAAGTCGGCAACCCTCCGGGGACGGTTGTGTCGTCCTTTGCTGAGGGCAAGGCTGCCTTGAAGAACGGCAAGATCAACTATGACGGCGCCTCGTCGGTCCTCGATTTCGACCAGTATGGCGACGTTACGCCGGACTTCGGCGCCTACTTCATCACGGCTGGCAAGCTGGAACGCCGCTACGTCGTCAAGATCTGA
- a CDS encoding amidohydrolase family protein, protein MSTILFQNADILDGRSDEALAGHHVLVENGEIREVSDKPIQSSSAVVIDLAGKTLMPGLIDCHVHVIATTTNLGLNAELPNTLVALRSAKIMRDMLMRGFTTVRDLGGAEYGLVQAIDEGLIEAPRLVICGKALSQTGGHTDYRGRYHARNVDYYADRAGTLGRVVDGVDALRRAAREEIKGGAQFIKIMANGGVSSPTDPIAFLGFSDDELRAAVEEARHAQTYVAAHLYTDEGIRRAVELGVESVEHGNLITAETARLVKEKGAYVVPTNVTFDYLAKEGASFGLPPASVAKIEDVRAQGLAALEILHNADVMMAYGSDLLGEMHHHQSDEFLLRRDVLPAIEVIRSATVNAAKVVRQEGKLGVVAAGAHADLIVVDGNPLKDMALLTGQGKHMPAIMKAGHFVKNELGV, encoded by the coding sequence ATGAGCACGATCCTGTTCCAGAACGCTGATATTCTCGATGGGCGTTCTGACGAGGCCCTCGCCGGGCATCATGTGCTGGTCGAGAACGGCGAGATTCGTGAAGTGTCGGACAAGCCGATCCAATCGTCGTCGGCCGTGGTCATCGACCTCGCCGGCAAGACGCTGATGCCGGGGCTCATCGACTGCCACGTGCATGTCATCGCCACCACGACCAACCTCGGCCTCAATGCCGAGCTCCCGAACACGCTGGTCGCGCTGCGTTCGGCCAAGATCATGCGCGACATGCTGATGCGCGGCTTCACCACCGTGCGCGACCTCGGCGGCGCGGAATACGGCCTCGTGCAGGCGATCGACGAAGGGCTGATCGAGGCGCCGCGCCTCGTGATCTGCGGCAAGGCGCTGTCGCAGACTGGCGGCCACACCGATTATCGCGGCCGCTATCATGCACGCAATGTGGACTATTACGCCGACCGGGCGGGCACGCTCGGCCGCGTCGTTGATGGCGTCGACGCGCTGCGCCGTGCCGCGCGCGAGGAGATCAAGGGCGGCGCCCAGTTCATCAAGATCATGGCGAATGGCGGCGTGTCGTCGCCGACCGATCCAATCGCCTTCCTCGGCTTCTCGGATGACGAGCTGCGCGCGGCGGTCGAAGAGGCCCGTCATGCCCAGACCTATGTGGCCGCGCATCTCTACACAGACGAAGGCATCCGCCGCGCTGTCGAGCTCGGTGTCGAATCCGTGGAGCACGGCAACCTCATCACTGCGGAGACGGCGCGGCTGGTGAAGGAGAAGGGCGCCTATGTCGTGCCCACCAACGTCACCTTCGACTATCTTGCCAAGGAAGGTGCTTCCTTCGGCTTGCCGCCTGCCTCGGTCGCCAAGATCGAAGACGTGCGTGCCCAAGGCCTTGCGGCGCTCGAGATCCTGCACAATGCCGATGTCATGATGGCCTATGGTTCCGACCTGCTCGGCGAGATGCACCACCACCAGTCGGATGAATTCCTGCTGCGCCGCGACGTGTTGCCGGCGATCGAGGTCATCCGCTCGGCCACGGTCAATGCGGCAAAGGTCGTGCGCCAGGAAGGCAAGCTTGGCGTCGTTGCCGCCGGAGCCCACGCCGACCTCATCGTGGTCGACGGCAATCCGCTGAAGGACATGGCTCTTCTAACGGGCCAGGGCAAGCATATGCCGGCCATCATGAAGGCCGGACATTTTGTGAAGAACGAACTCGGCGTTTGA
- a CDS encoding GAF domain-containing protein, with translation MTDTLIKAYLSVTDAIAADASPEAAYRAVDKAVADLLGHQLFTILVRCENGEEVERVYSSQPVAYPVQGRKRMGPTPWGDLVLKRKQTFLGPDVAAIRWAFPDHELIESLGLGSVINVSVQQGGEILGTLNVLDREGAYTSEDQVALVRSFTAFLIPALTKARV, from the coding sequence ATGACCGATACCCTCATCAAGGCCTATCTATCCGTCACAGATGCCATCGCCGCCGATGCGAGCCCCGAGGCCGCTTACCGCGCCGTCGACAAGGCCGTGGCGGATCTTCTCGGCCACCAGCTCTTCACCATTCTCGTCCGGTGCGAGAATGGCGAGGAGGTTGAACGCGTCTATTCCTCGCAGCCCGTCGCCTATCCAGTCCAGGGCCGCAAGCGCATGGGACCAACCCCGTGGGGCGACCTCGTCTTGAAGCGCAAGCAGACTTTCCTCGGGCCCGATGTCGCCGCTATCCGCTGGGCTTTCCCGGATCACGAACTGATCGAGAGCCTTGGTCTCGGCTCGGTCATCAACGTTTCCGTCCAGCAAGGCGGCGAGATTCTTGGGACGCTCAATGTCCTCGACCGTGAGGGCGCCTATACCAGCGAAGATCAGGTCGCGCTGGTTCGCTCCTTCACCGCCTTCCTCATTCCCGCATTGACCAAGGCGCGCGTCTGA
- a CDS encoding branched-chain amino acid ABC transporter permease, translated as MLTYILFALVIGSVYALLAQSLMLSWGLAGLVNLGLAGFFAVGAYASAMLTTWGHAPIPVGVAVAMLAGGFVGLIVCFSTLRLRDDYLAIVTLGFAEIVRLVASNEVWLTGGTDGISGIPVLVPRDAGIWFHAGSLAIIAAAVAVVYLLLRRLLRSPWGRSLRAIREDQTVASVAGKSIVRFKAQAFSLAAAIAGLAGAFYGHYTSYVAPDLFQPLITIYIFLAVTAGGNARPAGAVIGAYLLVAFLEATRFIAELAPGVSAVQAASLREIVVGLGLVLILSFRPDGLLPERSQKAPVQ; from the coding sequence TCGGCTCGGTCTATGCGCTGCTCGCGCAGAGCCTGATGCTGTCATGGGGGCTTGCGGGGCTGGTCAACCTGGGTCTCGCTGGTTTCTTCGCGGTCGGCGCCTATGCCTCGGCCATGCTCACGACCTGGGGCCACGCGCCGATCCCGGTGGGGGTGGCGGTTGCCATGCTGGCCGGAGGTTTTGTCGGGCTCATCGTCTGCTTCTCGACGCTCAGGCTGCGTGATGACTACCTTGCGATCGTCACGCTCGGCTTTGCCGAGATCGTGCGGCTCGTTGCATCCAACGAGGTGTGGCTGACCGGCGGCACAGATGGCATCTCCGGCATTCCCGTTCTGGTACCGCGCGATGCAGGCATCTGGTTCCATGCTGGCTCGCTGGCCATCATCGCGGCAGCGGTGGCCGTGGTCTATCTTCTCCTGCGCCGTCTCTTGCGCTCGCCTTGGGGGCGCAGCCTCAGGGCTATTCGCGAGGACCAGACGGTGGCTTCCGTCGCCGGCAAGAGCATCGTGCGGTTCAAGGCGCAGGCCTTCTCGCTGGCCGCGGCCATTGCCGGCCTAGCGGGCGCCTTCTATGGGCACTACACGAGCTACGTCGCGCCGGATCTCTTCCAGCCGCTCATCACGATTTACATCTTCCTGGCCGTGACAGCCGGCGGCAATGCACGCCCAGCGGGCGCCGTCATTGGCGCCTATCTGCTGGTCGCCTTCCTCGAGGCCACACGCTTCATCGCAGAACTGGCGCCCGGCGTGTCGGCCGTTCAGGCGGCCTCCCTCCGGGAAATCGTGGTCGGGCTCGGCCTGGTGCTCATCCTCAGCTTCCGACCGGACGGCCTCCTTCCCGAACGTTCACAGAAAGCACCCGTGCAATGA